The following proteins are encoded in a genomic region of Chelmon rostratus isolate fCheRos1 chromosome 3, fCheRos1.pri, whole genome shotgun sequence:
- the LOC121604391 gene encoding metal transporter CNNM1-like, whose amino-acid sequence MAAEDAAARFRAGALLSRGAPLSLSRLLLLSLSACSLLPAPALGLLGFRPEETGAELSVEDGVLKATEGTRFMLRVYYSTSPQRLNRTAGTRANNAAPWIAFIEEPTPGREGQVHPKRNMCMDKNARTSDIEVLGSFKSASSQNSVLVELLAKDLRRGEKIKYYSMCAFDGSKWEHYRTRDFWVAVAERSAVPELWLQVLVSVLLLGLSALFSGLNLSLLALDPVELQVLQNSGTDKEQNYARKIESVRRHGNYVLCTLLLGTAIINASLAVWMCQILGMTWLSTVICAFGIFFIGEILPHSVASRHGLAIASKTIWVTRLLMVLSFPISYPISKLLDLILNQEISNFYTREKLLEMLRVTDPYHDLVKEELNIIQGALELRTKTVEDVLTPLTDCFMLASDVVLDFNTMSDIMQSGYTRIPVFENERSNIVDILFVKDLAFVDPDDCTPLKTITQFYKHPLHCVFNDTKLDAMLEEFKKGKSHLAIVQRVNNEGEGDPFYEVMGIVTLEDVIEEIIKSEILDETDLYTDNRSKRRVSHHERKQQDFSIFKLSENEMKVKISPQLLLATHRFLSTEVEPFKPAHISEKILLRLIKHPSVVQELKFDDKNKRAQQHFLFQRNKPVEYFVLVLQGRVEVEFGKEALKFENGAFSYFGVPAIMPTVHRSPSRSSGLDRSESMLYGGSMGQLNGGGNVYLPDYSVRQLTHLQIIKITRSHYQNAVTATRMDSSPQTPDADARLAEGNTLTPEAPAAEHSATLMPPQHTTTTTLMPPPREPSRPGSARTRGQQSSVPHSTSLLNEKNRIVRSKSDGQKSPSDSVFLRMDEIPYIREDRPETDTHTDMASVPIETDTSPFISSLSLSGSEDTLGKKLLLKLSHKKRKKSREGEKTPEDISEQPRVKT is encoded by the exons ATGGCTGCGGAGGATGCGGCCGCGCGGTTCCGAGCCGGAGCCCTGCTCTCCCGCGGGGCTCCGCTCTCTCTGTcccgcctgctgctgctctccctgtCCGCCTGCTCTCTGCTCCCCGCCCCGGCGCTCGGCTTGCTCGGCTTTCGGCCGGAGGAGACCGGGGCGGAGCTGTCCGTGGAGGACGGGGTGCTGAAAGCCACCGAGGGGACCCGCTTCATGCTGCGGGTTTATTACTCCACCTCCCCGCAGAGGCTCAACCGCACCGCGGGGACTCGCGCCAACAACGCCGCACCCTGGATCGCCTTCATCGAGGAGCCAACTCCTGGGCGAGAGGGACAAGTTCACCCGAAGCGGAACATGTGCATGGACAAGAATGCCAGGACGTCCGACATCGAGGTTTTAGGTTCTTTCAAGTCTGCTTCGAGTCAGAACTCGGtgctggtggagctgctggcCAAGGACCTGCGGAGGGGGGAGAAGATCAAATACTACTCCATGTGCGCCTTCGACGGATCCAAATGGGAACACTACCGGACCAGGGATTTCTGGGTGGCCGTGGCGGAGCGCTCGGCTGTCCCGGAGCTCTGGCTGCAGGTGCTGGTGTCTGTCTTGCTGCTCGGGCTCTCAGCTCTGTTCAGCGGGCTGAATCTGAGCCTGCTGGCGCTGGACCCGGTGgagctgcaggtcctgcagAACAGCGGCACCGACAAGGAGCAGAACTACGCGCGCAAAATCGAGTCGGTGCGTCGGCACGGTAACTACGTCCTCTGCACTTTACTGCTCGGGACCGCGATCATCAACGCCTCGCTCGCCGTGTGGATGTGCCAGATCCTGGGCATGACCTGGCTCTCCACGGTCATCTGCGCCTTCGGTATTTTCTTCATCGGGGAGATCCTTCCACACTCGGTGGCGTCGCGTCACGGTCTGGCCATCGCCTCCAAAACCATCTGGGTGACGCGACTGCTGATGGTGCTCTCCTTCCCCATCTCCTACCCCATCAGCAAACTGCTGGACCTCATCCTCAACCAGGAGATCTCCAACTTTTACACCAGAGAGAAACTCCTGGAGATGCTGCGCGTCACCGACCCGTACCACGACCTAGTCAAAGAGGAGCTCAACATCATCCAGGGAGCGCTGGAGCTGCGCACCAAAACCGTGGAGGACGTCCTGACGCCGCTCACCGACTGCTTCATGCTGGCCTCGGACGTGGTGCTTGACTTCAACACCATGTCAGATATCATGCAGAGTGGATACACGAGGATACCGGTGTTTGAGAACGAGCGGTCCAACATCGTGGACATCCTGTTCGTCAAGGACCTCGCGTTCGTGGACCCGGACGACTGCACCCCGCTGAAGACCATCACCCAGTTCTACAAGCACCCGCTGCACTGCGTCTTCAACGACACCAAACTGGACGCCATGCTGGAGGAGTTCAAGAAag GGAAATCCCACCTCGCCATCGTGCAGCGAGTGAACAACGAGGGCGAGGGCGACCCATTCTATGAGGTGATGGGCATCGTCACACTGGAGGACGTCATCGAGGAGATCATCAAGTCAGAGATCCTGGATGAGACAGACCTCTACA CTGACAATCGTTCGAAGCGTCGTGTTTCTCACCACGAGCGGAAGCAGCAGGACTTCTCCATCTTCAAACTGTCAGAGAATGAGATGAAAGTGAAGATCTCTCCTCAGCTTCTCCTGGCAACGCACCGCTTCCTCTCCACAG AGGTGGAACCCTTCAAACCAGCTCATATCTCAGAGAAGATCTTGTTGAGACTAATCAAACACCCCAGTGTGGTTCAAGAACTCAAGTTTGATGACAAGAACAAGCGAGCGCAACAGCACTTCCTGTTCCAGCGCAACAAACCAGTGGAATATTTCGTCCTGGTGCTGCAG GGTCGAGTTGAGGTGGAGTTCGGTAAAGAAGCGCTAAAGTTTGAGAACGGAGCTTTTTCTTACTTTGGAGTACCTGCCATCATGCCAACag TCCACAGATCCCCCTCTCGCAGCAGTGGTTTGGACCGCTCTGAGTCCATGCTGTACGGAGGAAGCATGGGCCAGCTGAACGGAGGGGGGAACGTCTATCTGCCAGACTACTCAGTGAGACAGCTCACACATCTGCAGATCATCAAG ATCACCCGGAGCCACTACCAGAACGCTGTAACAGCCACCCGGATGGACAGCTCTCCTCAGACGCCCGATGCCGACGCCCGTCTGGCAGAGGGCAACACGCTGACCCCAGAGGCCCCGGCGGCCGAGCACTCAGCCACCCTGATGCCCCCACAGCACACCACTACCACCACCCTCATGCCCCCACCCAGAGAGCCGAGCCGACCCGGCTCAGCCCGGACACGAGGACAGCAGTCCAGCGTCCCGCACAGCACCTCCCTGCTGAACGAGAAGAACCGCATCGTCC gaagTAAGTCTGATGGCCAGAAGAGTCCCAgtgattcagtgtttctcaggATGGATGAGATCCCGTACATCAGAGAGGACAGACCTGAGaccgacacacacactg acatGGCCTCTGTTCCCATAGAAACGGACACGTCTCCTTTCATCAGCAGCCTATCGCTGAGCGGCTCAGAGGACACACTCGGCAAGAAACTCCTGCTCAAACTCA GTcacaagaagaggaaaaaatcccgcgagggagagaaaacaccaGAGGACATTTCAGAACAGCCACGGGTGAAAACctag